Within the Dialister hominis genome, the region CTCATGCGCGAGACCCCGCCGGCTGCACGGATATCCGCCGGGATGCGTTCGAGCGCCATGACGGCAGCCGCGCCTGCGTCCTCTGCAATCTTTGCCTGCTCAGGGGTCGTGACGTCCATGATGACGCCGCCCTTCAGCATCTGCGCGAGTTCCTTGTTCAGTTCATATCTTTCGTTTGCCATAAGAATGCTCCTTTCGAAATGGGAAAAGGTACAGGAAATGGGAAATTTCCTGAAAAAAGGGTAATTTAAAAGAAGGCAAGAAAAGGGATGCCTTCTTTGTGAACTTAATAGTCTCCGTCGATCATACGGCGGGCGAGGTCGTCCAGTTTCCATTTCCAGACGAGGAAGGGACCGCAGATGACGCCGAAGAGAGCCTGCAGGATTTCATAAGGAAGCTTGATCCATGCATAGGCAGGCGTGCTGTAGACATACGCGCGGCCGAGCGAGTAGCCGACGACCATGATGACAGCGCCGACGAGGACCGCGAAGATTATCCGGCGCATTTTGTGTTCGCCGTGGTAGTTATGGACGAGGTAGGAAATCGCCATGGCCTGGATGCCGTGCGTCGCAAGCGATACGAACATCGGGAGAGGGTAGAAGAAAAAATCTCCCAGAAACGCGCCGACGCCTCCGACGAGGAAAGCACCGAGGGGATCGAGGATCAATGCCGCTGCCACGATGACGATATCATTGAGGTAGAGATGACCGCCCGGTACGGGAAGGCCAAACGAGGACAGTCCTATGTTTATAGCCATGAATAAGCCGCAGAGGGTGAGCCAGCGCGTATTGTGCTTCGTCTCAATGCGCGGCGCCCTTCTTGCTGCTGTCAGTCCGTTATTCATGAGAATCACTCCTTTTTGCACTTCTTTATGCTTTGGATTATAATAAAAATCTGAGTATATGAAAATCACCAGAAATGATTTTAAAAATAAGACCAGATAGAGGATAAAAAGAAGGAAAATGAACGCTTACATGAAGCTGTATGTGAACCTGCGCGATGCGATCACAAGGGGTGTCTATGACTACGGGACGAAGATACCCTCCAAGAGGCGCATTGCAGACCAGAAAGGGACGAGCATCATCACCGTCGAGCATGCGCTCTCGCTCCTGACCGAGGAAGGCTACATCGAGCCGAGGGAAAGAAGCGGATGCTACGTGACGTATCGCGAGGACTCCTCCTATGCCGCGCCCCGTCCGCATGAAAGGAAAGCGGCGCCGCCCGTCAAGGCAGAGCTCCGTGACGAAGGGGAACGGGACCTCTTTCCTTTCTCCGCCTTTGCCAGGACGATGCGCTCCGTCCTTTCCGATTACGGCCGAAAAATCCTCGACCCGTCACCGAGCCGCGGCTGCGAAGAACTGCGAGGCGCGCTTTCCAGATACCTGGCGAGGAGCCGCGGGATGGACGTCTCCCCCGAGCAGATCCTAATTGGTTCCGGCGCCGAGTACATTTACGGTCTCAACGTGCAGGTCCTTGGAAGAGACCGCCTCTATGCCCTGGAGAATCCTTCCTACGACAAGATCCGGAAAGTCTACGAAGCGAATGGCGCAAGGACGGACCTCCTTACCATGGGAGAAGACGGTATCGAATCCGGGGAGCTCTCCCGCACGAAAGCCTACGTCCTTCACGTGACGCCCTTCAATTCCTTTCCATCCGGCATCACCGCCTCCGCCTCAAAGCGCGCCGAGTACATCCGCTGGGCCAAGGAAAGGGGAGGATACATCATCGAAGACGACTTCGACTCCGAATTCACCCTTCTTTCCAAGCCGGAAGACACGCTCTTTTCCCTCGCGCCCGACGGACTCGTCATTTACATGAATACATTTTCCAAGACAATCGCGCCCTCCATCCGCGCCGGCTACCTCGTCCTTCCCCGGTCCTGCATGGCTCTTTACGAAAAGAAGGCAGGCTTCTACTCCTGCACCGTCCCCGTCTATGACCAGCTCGTTCTGGCGGAATTCATCGACAATGGCGACTTCGAGCGCCATATCAACCGCGTCAGGAGAAGAAGAAGAAAGAAATCTGGAAATTATTTCTAAGTCCCTTGAAATATGACGGATTCTGTCCCATCCAAGAGTATAATAAAGAAAAGGGACATTCCCGGAAGGAGGACATCATGAAAAAAATCTTAGCCATCATCGCTGCCGCACTTTTCCTGATCCTTGCTGCATTTCCGATGGCAGCATCCGCCGCGAATCCCGTCAGCCAGGACGGGTACTACAAAGGCATCAAGCTGGCTGGCAAAGTGAAAATCGTCAGGAACTTCGGAGATATCAAGATCAAGGTTGTCAATTCATTCCCCGATATCCGCGTCAAGCTCGTCGATGCCTTCCCGCGCGACATAGGCGAGTGGGAGATCGTCGACTATGGCGAAGATTTCACCGTCGAGATCGTCAATTCCTTCCCGGATGTCAGAGTCGAATTCGTCGACAGCTTCCCCGGCGTCGAATAAGCCCGCACGATTAATGCGAATCTTTGTCATCGAAAAAATTCGTAGTTAGTGGTATGATAGGGGCAAAGAAATCCATCCGGAATTGAAAGACTGTGGAGGAAACGTGGACAATCAGAAAATACTCTACGTGGTAACAGCCGGGACGGACTCTTCCTTTTCCAACCGCATGCTGCGGATGATTCGCAATGAAGAGGAGGAGCACCCGGAAGAAACGCTGCCCGGCGGCATCCGCCTCATCATATTGAGCGAAGACCAGTGGATCATACAGAACTGGCTCTTCCCGAAGGACGCCCATTTCCTTTTCGTGGGAAATGTAGCCCTGATGCGCGCCCTTCCGGGGAAAATTGAAACAAAATTCGAGAAATACGGCATCCGCTACGGCTGGTGCGGTCGTAATGCCTGCCTTATCGCAAACGAAAAGGCACTCTCCGAGCGTGAGAACTACGAGAAATTCCTGGAAGACCTCCGGCACGAATGCCGTCTGGCGGAAATCGTCAAGAGCCCGAAGCGCATGGACATCCTCCAGTTCATCATCATGCTCTGCGTCGCCCTGATCGTTCCCTTCGGGAGCGTCCTCGTCGGAGGAAAGCTCGTGAAGGACTGGTTCGAAAATACAGGCTACGTCAAAAAGCAGCAGTACTTCTATGGCATCCTGCATCTCTACAAGCACAACCTGAAAGATTTCATGGAAACCAGGGATAAATAAATTTCTGAAAATAATATTTGCAACGCTCCTCATCTTGTGCTAAAGTACAAGGCATAAGATAAAGACATTGACGGGAAATAGTAAACATCCCCGCCGCTCACAGGGAGCCGTTGTATAGTGGAAAACGGCAGCGGCCGATCGTTGAACTCGTCCCCGAGTCGCAGGCTGAAAATAGTAGGCCGTGCCGGTCATCCGCCGTTAATGGTTTTGAGTGCATGACCCTTGGGTCATGAATGAGAGTGGTACCGCGAATCCTTCGTCTCTTTGGAGATGGAGGATTTTTTTTTATTGGGAAAAGAATTGCAGGAGGTAAGCTTATGGGAATGACAATGACACAGAAAATTCTGGCGGCGCACGCCGGCGTGGATTCCGTGAAGGCAGGAGATCTGATCACCTGCTCGCTCGACCTCGTCATGGCCAATGACATCACCGCTCCGCCATCGATCGCTGAATTCAAGCGCATCGGACGCCCCGTTTTTGATAAGGACAAGATCGTCCTTGTTCCCGACCATTTCCAGCCGGCCAAAGACATCAAGTCAGCAGGTCTCGCAAAGATCGTCAGAGACTTCGCCCGCGAGCACCACATCACGCACTACTTCGAACAGGGCAGAGTCGGCATCGAGCATGCCCTCCTTCCGGAAAAAGGCCTCGTAGGCCCGGGCATGGTCACCATCGGTGCTGACTCCCACACCTGCACCTACGGAGCCCTCGGCGGATTCTCCACCGGCGTCGGCTCCACCGACCTTGGCGTCGCTATGGCGACAGGCCGCGCATGGTTCAAAGTCCCCGATGCCATCAAAGTGACTCTGACCGGCACAAAGCCCTCAGACATCACAGGCAAGGACGTCATCCTGAAACTCATTGGCATGATCGGCGTCGACGGCGCCCTCTACCAGTCCCTTGAATTCGAAGGCCCGGGCGTCAAGACACTCTCCATGACCGACCGCTTCACCATTGCGAACATGGCCATCGAAGCCGGCGCAAAAAACGGCATTTTCCCCGTTGACGAAAGAACCGAAGCCTACATCGAAGGCAGATACCACGGACCGAAAGTCGTCGTCACACCTGATCCCGATGCCCACTATGCAAGAGAAGTCACCATCGACCTCTCCTCCATGAAACCCGTCGTTTCCTTCCCGCACCTCCCTGAAAATGCGAAAGAAGTAGGGACATTCGGAGAAATCAAGATCGACCAGGTCGTCATCGGCTCCTGCACGAACGGCCGCCTCGAAGACCTCGCCATCGCCGCATCCATCATCAAAGGACACAAGATCCATCCAGACGTCCGCTGCATCGTCATCCCGGCTACTCCGCAGATTTACAAAGATGCCATGCATGCAGGGTACATCGATACATTCATCGATGCAGGCTGCGCCGTATCCACACCGACATGCGGGCCGTGCCTTGGCGGATACATGGGCATCCTCGCATCCGGGGAAAAATGCGTTTCCACAACGAACAGAAACTTCATCGGACGCATGGGTCCGACCGATTCCGAAATTTACCTGGCAGGACCGCAGACAGCGGCAGCCAGCGCAGTACTGGGCCGCATCGCGGCGCCGAAGGAGGTCAAGTAATATGGCAGTCTTAGAAGGAAAAGTCTGGCGCTACGGCGACAACATCGATACCGATGTCATCATCCCCGCAAGATATCTGAATACATTCGATCCGAAAGAACTCGCATCCCACTGCATGGTAGACATCGACCCCACATTTGCCAAAGAAGTCAAAGCAGGCGACATCATGGTCGGCGGAAGAAACTTCGGCTGCGGCTCCTCCAGAGAACACGCCCCCGTCGCCATCAAAGCATCCGGCATACCCGTCATCATCGCAGAATCCTTTGCCCGCATCTTCTACAGAAACGGCATCAACGTAGGCCTCCCGCTCCTTGAAATCGGGAAAGACGTCGAAAAGATCCACGCCGGCGACATCCTCAAAGTCGACCTCTCCAAAGGCACCATCGAAGACGTCACCACCGGCGATACCTTCCAGGCCCCGCCGCTTCCCGGATTCATTGAAGAAATCGCCAAAGCAGGCGGACTCATCAATTACGTAAAGGAGAAAAAATGATGGCAAAGAAAATCACAGTCATCCCGGGCGACGGGATAGGGCAGGAAATCACGGAAGAAACCGTCCGCGTCCTCGGGAAAATCGATGAAATCTATAAAATTGGCTTCCAGTTCGAATGGAAAGAAGCAGGCGGCACCGCCTACGACCACACAGGATCCCCGCTTCCCGAAGAAACCATCGAATCCTGCCGCAAAGCCGACGCCGTCCTCTTCGGCGCCGTAGGAGGAGACCAGTGGGACCACCTCACACCCGACCTCCGTCCCGAAAAAGCCATCCTGGGCCTTCGGAAACAACTCGGACTCTACGTCAACCTCCGTCCCGTCCGCATCTCCGACTCCATGATCGACTACTCTCCGCTGAAACCCGAAATCGCCAAAGGCACCGACATCATGATCGTCAGAGAACTCGTCGGCGGCATCTACTTCGGCGACCGCTGCGAATCCGAAATCCATAACGGCGCCGAAAGAGCATGGGACCTCGAAAACTACTCCGTCCCCGAAGTCGAACGCATCGCAAGATTTGCCTTCGAAGCAGCCAGAAAAAGAAAGAACCACGTCACCAGCGTAGACAAATCCAACGTCCTCGCCACATCCCGCCTCTGGCGCCGCACCGTCATCCGCGTCCATGACGAAGAATACCCCGACGTCAAACTCGACCACATGTACGTAGACAACTGCGCCCAGCAATTCGCCATCCACCCGCCCTTCTTCGACGTAGTAGTCACAGGCAACATGTTCGGTGACATCCTCTCCGACGAAGCCGCCGTACTCTCCGGATCCGTAGGTATGCTCCCCTCTGCCAGCATAGGCCAGGAAACCAGCCTCTACGAACCCATCCACGGCTCCGCCCCGGACATCGCAGGAAAAGGCATAGCCAACCCGATAGCCGCCATCCTCTCCGCCGCCATGCTCCTCCGCTACTCCCTGAACGAAGACAAAGCCGCCGACGCCATAGAAAAAGCTGTCTCCGACACCCTGGACGAAGGCTACAGAACCGGCGACATCTACAAAGAAGGCATGAAAAAAGTAAACGGCATAGAAATGACCGAAGCCATCCTCGCACACATTAAATAAGGGAATATTATATAAAGTATATATAGTAGAAAAGAAAAAGCCCGGGATCCTGAAAAATCCCGGGCTTTTGAGTGGGGAGGAGGAGAGCGGTAGAGGAGGCGGAAGAACCGCTAACACTTGCCTTCCCAGACGGGGAAGGTGCCGGCCTCAAATACTGATGCCGGCAGATAGGGTTGATTACCACGCAGCATTGCTGCGGTTGTATGGTTTTCCTCAGCCGAAGGCTGGTTTAAGGGTGTTGACCTTGCTCCGAAAGGAGAAGGTGGGCGGCGTTAGCCGGGGATACAGTAGTTCCCAGGCCATGGGCCGGCTGTATGGTTTTTCATGTTTTCTCGTCGCTGACGCAGCATTGCTAAAGTGCCAAGGTACGCTTTCAAATCAATAAGCTATTTCTTATCAAACCTTCACAACCGCCAAGTGTGGCGAAACGGAAAACATGCCAACCGAAAGGCTTCCCCACGGGGGAGCTGGCGCCGAAGGCGACTGAGGAGGTGAAGTTATCGAGCGCAGCGAGGTTGTTTGGTTTTATCATCTTTTTCTTATTCCATGTTTTACATCCCCCTTGCACTCTAAGCGTATAATTAAGGAAATCGAAGCTTTTCCATCAGCCGTAAGGCTGGTTGTTAAGGTTTTAGTTTTCTCTCCCTCAATTCAAGGTTTTATTTCATTTAATACATCCCGGATGCTTGCTGTATGACGGCTATACAGGCGTATGATAAGCACGAATCCGGAAGGGGATGGCTGCAAAGCTCCCGAAGGAAGGACGTTCCATGAAATTCTCACTGAAAAAGACCGCATGGGCGCTAGCGGCTGCCGGCCTGATCTTACTCCCATGGCAGGCGAAGGCATGCACGCTTTTTGCCGCTCAGGGCAGCGCCGTCGAAGGCGGGGGAGCCATCATCGTGAAGAACCGCGATGAGCACCCCATGTACCAGGAAATGCGGTACCATCAGGGCCACGTATACCGTTACTACGGCATTTACGGCGGCAACGAAGATCATATGTCGCTGACAGGCGGAGTGAACGAAGCAGGATTCGCCGTTTTCTCCGCCGTCGCTGAACCGATTCCCAAAGACGTACGGCTCGCCTACGGCAAGCGCGGCACTCTCGCAGCACTCCTTGGCAATTGCTCCTCGGTCAAAGAAGCGCTCGAAATGAAAGATTACTTCAAGAGCCCGGGCTTCTTTCTCATGGCAGACGCCCATGAAATCGCGTACGTTGAAATCGGCGAAGACGGCATCTGGGACGTAAAGACAGAAGAGAACGGGACACTGGCTCACACAAACCATTTCCTCCTGCCGGATTTGACACAATTCAATCACAAAATAGGAAGATCGAGCAGCACCAGACTTCACCGTATCGACGAACTCCTCTCCGAGCCCCATGCGCCATATACCTTGGACGACATGATTGCTTTCTCCGAAGATGAGCATGACGGACCAAACGACAGCATCTGGAGAACCGGCAGCAGAAAAGACGGCGTCCAGACCCTTGCCACCATCGGCGTATGGCTCCATGATGACGCAAAACCAGACATCTACGTCAAGATCCGTTACTCCCCGGACGACCAGGGAAAAGAAGACATTTACCAGCTCGACGGCGCCCATTTATTTCTTTCCAGATAGTCCATCAAGACCATTTGGAAAGATGCAAAAATATGCTAAAATAGAGGGAACCAAACAGAGGGATTCCTGATCCCCAAGTCAGATTTTTTCCGAAATAAGGAGGAAAAGATGGAAGCTATTAGTTGTTTGATTTCCAGAAGAAGCGTCCGCGAATACACCAGAGAACCGCTCTCGCAGCAGGAAATCGAAAATGTCGTGGAAACCTCGCAGATGGCATCCTGCTGGGAAAACACCCAGCCCATCCGCTACATTGCCGTTCTTGACGAAGACCTGAAGAACCGCATCGCCGACGAATGCACAAAGAAATTCCCGTGGAACACAGAAAACATCCACGAAGCGCCGGCCCTCATCATCCTCTGCGCCATCAAAGGCCTCTCCGGCTACGAACCAGACGGCACACCATCCACCACAAAAGGCACCCACTGGCAGTCCTTCGACGCAGGCATGGCAGCATCCTACCTCTGCGTAGCAGCCAACGCCCTCGAACTCGGCACCCTCGTCATGGGCCGCTACGACGAAGCAAAAATCAAAGAAATACTCGACCTTCCGGAAAACTACGACGTATCCTGCATCATTGCCATCGGACACCCGGCAGTCATCCCGGCAGCCAACGAAAGAAAACCACTCAAAGAAGTACTGACCTTCCGGTAATCCGAAAGTAAAAAGAGCATGGGGAAACCTCGTGCTCTTTTTTGGTGGGAGGACACCACGGTACAGGCCACCAATACTCGCCTTTCCAGACGGGGAAGGGGGACCGCTTCGCGGTGGATAGGGTTGATTACCACGAGCGAAGCGAGGTTTTGAGGTTTTCCTCAGTCGAAGACTGGTTTAAGAGTGTTGACCTTGCGCCGAAGGAGAAGGTACCGGCGGAGCCGGGGAATGAGATGAAGTTCCCAGCCTGTAAGGCGGCGGTATGGTTTTCCTTGTTTTATGGTTTTTCTCCTTTCCCTTGCTTTATGGTTTTCCATCGAACGAAGTTCGGTTTTATCTTCCTATATCTCCCCCCTTGCCACTCCATCCCAAATCCTCTATAATTTTGACATATCTAAAAATCTCGCAATCGGGATTTCCATTGCATTGTCCAAGGAGGCGCCATCTTGAAACAACAAAGTTCTGCAATCTATCTCTTTGCACTCGGGCACCTGTCCGTGGACTGGGCGCAGGGCGCGATTCCTGCTCTGCTGCCATACTTCATCGCACACTACGGCCTTAATTACCAGTCAGCCGGCGCGCTTATTTTTGCCAATGTCCTTCTGGCATCCATCCTTCAGCCGCTCTTCGGCTACTATTCGGACAAGATTTCCCGTCCCTGGTTCGTCCCGCTGGGGCCCGTCCTCTGCGGACTTGCCGTGACAGCAATGGGATTTCTCACGAACTACTACGCCATCTTTGCCGCTGCCATCCTCTGCGGCGTGGGAAGTGCACTCTTCCATCCTGAAGCCGCTCTCATGGTGAACCGCATCAGTGGTGAGAAGAAGGGGAAAGCGATGGGGACATTCTCCGTCGGTGGAAATGGGGGATTCGCTATCGGGCCGATCCTTGCCGGCATCTGCGCTTACCATCTCGGTATCCATTCCCTCGTCATCTTCGGCATCGTGAACCTTTTCGCAGCCGCACTCCTTTACTCCCGTTCCAGAAAAGTCTTCGCCGACACACGCGTCGCAGACAGGAAGAAAGTTTCCTCTGGAGAAACAGGGGAGACGGACGACTGGCCTTCCTTTGGCAAACTTTCCGTTTGCATCCTTGCCCGCTCTATGGGCTTCACACTGAGCAATACATTCATCCCGCTCCTCTGGATCGGAGCCCTCGGCGCGACAGCCTCTCAGGGAACGACCGCCCTTTCCATCCTCTTTGGCATCGGCGCTGTCTGCACCTACTTCGGAGGCATGCTCTCTGACCGCCTGGGCTACAGGACCATCATCCGCACCGCATTCTGTATCATGGTTCCTGCCTACTTCCTCCTCACAAATACGACAAATCTCTTCCTCGCGACAGCCCTCCTCGTGCCATGCGCCATCTCTGTATTCTCCGGATACAGCCCGATGGTCATCCTGGGACAGACCTACCTTGGAAGAAATGCAGGCTTCGCCTCCGGCGTTACCCTCGGACTTTCCACGACATTAGGCGGCATCTTCGCGCCCATCGTAGGCTGGGCCGCTGATATCTGGGGCCTCACCGCCGCCCTCCAGATCCTCTGGATAGCCGGCATCCTCGGAGCCATCGCCGCATTCACACTGAAGAAC harbors:
- a CDS encoding ECF transporter S component, translated to MNNGLTAARRAPRIETKHNTRWLTLCGLFMAINIGLSSFGLPVPGGHLYLNDIVIVAAALILDPLGAFLVGGVGAFLGDFFFYPLPMFVSLATHGIQAMAISYLVHNYHGEHKMRRIIFAVLVGAVIMVVGYSLGRAYVYSTPAYAWIKLPYEILQALFGVICGPFLVWKWKLDDLARRMIDGDY
- the pdxR gene encoding MocR-like pyridoxine biosynthesis transcription factor PdxR, producing the protein MNAYMKLYVNLRDAITRGVYDYGTKIPSKRRIADQKGTSIITVEHALSLLTEEGYIEPRERSGCYVTYREDSSYAAPRPHERKAAPPVKAELRDEGERDLFPFSAFARTMRSVLSDYGRKILDPSPSRGCEELRGALSRYLARSRGMDVSPEQILIGSGAEYIYGLNVQVLGRDRLYALENPSYDKIRKVYEANGARTDLLTMGEDGIESGELSRTKAYVLHVTPFNSFPSGITASASKRAEYIRWAKERGGYIIEDDFDSEFTLLSKPEDTLFSLAPDGLVIYMNTFSKTIAPSIRAGYLVLPRSCMALYEKKAGFYSCTVPVYDQLVLAEFIDNGDFERHINRVRRRRRKKSGNYF
- the leuC gene encoding 3-isopropylmalate dehydratase large subunit; the encoded protein is MGMTMTQKILAAHAGVDSVKAGDLITCSLDLVMANDITAPPSIAEFKRIGRPVFDKDKIVLVPDHFQPAKDIKSAGLAKIVRDFAREHHITHYFEQGRVGIEHALLPEKGLVGPGMVTIGADSHTCTYGALGGFSTGVGSTDLGVAMATGRAWFKVPDAIKVTLTGTKPSDITGKDVILKLIGMIGVDGALYQSLEFEGPGVKTLSMTDRFTIANMAIEAGAKNGIFPVDERTEAYIEGRYHGPKVVVTPDPDAHYAREVTIDLSSMKPVVSFPHLPENAKEVGTFGEIKIDQVVIGSCTNGRLEDLAIAASIIKGHKIHPDVRCIVIPATPQIYKDAMHAGYIDTFIDAGCAVSTPTCGPCLGGYMGILASGEKCVSTTNRNFIGRMGPTDSEIYLAGPQTAAASAVLGRIAAPKEVK
- a CDS encoding 3-isopropylmalate dehydratase small subunit; amino-acid sequence: MAVLEGKVWRYGDNIDTDVIIPARYLNTFDPKELASHCMVDIDPTFAKEVKAGDIMVGGRNFGCGSSREHAPVAIKASGIPVIIAESFARIFYRNGINVGLPLLEIGKDVEKIHAGDILKVDLSKGTIEDVTTGDTFQAPPLPGFIEEIAKAGGLINYVKEKK
- the leuB gene encoding 3-isopropylmalate dehydrogenase; protein product: MMAKKITVIPGDGIGQEITEETVRVLGKIDEIYKIGFQFEWKEAGGTAYDHTGSPLPEETIESCRKADAVLFGAVGGDQWDHLTPDLRPEKAILGLRKQLGLYVNLRPVRISDSMIDYSPLKPEIAKGTDIMIVRELVGGIYFGDRCESEIHNGAERAWDLENYSVPEVERIARFAFEAARKRKNHVTSVDKSNVLATSRLWRRTVIRVHDEEYPDVKLDHMYVDNCAQQFAIHPPFFDVVVTGNMFGDILSDEAAVLSGSVGMLPSASIGQETSLYEPIHGSAPDIAGKGIANPIAAILSAAMLLRYSLNEDKAADAIEKAVSDTLDEGYRTGDIYKEGMKKVNGIEMTEAILAHIK
- a CDS encoding carcinine hydrolase/isopenicillin-N N-acyltransferase family protein; translation: MKFSLKKTAWALAAAGLILLPWQAKACTLFAAQGSAVEGGGAIIVKNRDEHPMYQEMRYHQGHVYRYYGIYGGNEDHMSLTGGVNEAGFAVFSAVAEPIPKDVRLAYGKRGTLAALLGNCSSVKEALEMKDYFKSPGFFLMADAHEIAYVEIGEDGIWDVKTEENGTLAHTNHFLLPDLTQFNHKIGRSSSTRLHRIDELLSEPHAPYTLDDMIAFSEDEHDGPNDSIWRTGSRKDGVQTLATIGVWLHDDAKPDIYVKIRYSPDDQGKEDIYQLDGAHLFLSR
- a CDS encoding nitroreductase family protein, with the protein product MEAISCLISRRSVREYTREPLSQQEIENVVETSQMASCWENTQPIRYIAVLDEDLKNRIADECTKKFPWNTENIHEAPALIILCAIKGLSGYEPDGTPSTTKGTHWQSFDAGMAASYLCVAANALELGTLVMGRYDEAKIKEILDLPENYDVSCIIAIGHPAVIPAANERKPLKEVLTFR
- a CDS encoding MFS transporter; amino-acid sequence: MKQQSSAIYLFALGHLSVDWAQGAIPALLPYFIAHYGLNYQSAGALIFANVLLASILQPLFGYYSDKISRPWFVPLGPVLCGLAVTAMGFLTNYYAIFAAAILCGVGSALFHPEAALMVNRISGEKKGKAMGTFSVGGNGGFAIGPILAGICAYHLGIHSLVIFGIVNLFAAALLYSRSRKVFADTRVADRKKVSSGETGETDDWPSFGKLSVCILARSMGFTLSNTFIPLLWIGALGATASQGTTALSILFGIGAVCTYFGGMLSDRLGYRTIIRTAFCIMVPAYFLLTNTTNLFLATALLVPCAISVFSGYSPMVILGQTYLGRNAGFASGVTLGLSTTLGGIFAPIVGWAADIWGLTAALQILWIAGILGAIAAFTLKNPAMEKAK